The following coding sequences lie in one Panicum virgatum strain AP13 chromosome 6N, P.virgatum_v5, whole genome shotgun sequence genomic window:
- the LOC120679213 gene encoding probable jasmonic acid carboxyl methyltransferase 1: MATTQQRLCMNQADGEAGYARNSAIQNAAQSWMKPAIEEVLIGSLNLKSTDVPNSMVIADLGCSAGPNALALVSSAVDAALHHRHAANDQGSLEIRVLLNDLPDNDFNDVAKRLVSFQQSTQSIGLLLTTGIVPGSFYKRLFPSNFLDLIVSSNSLHWTSEVPKELKSNMIPLYDEDEGLRRARRPLVIQAYREQFRKDFTLLLKLRAQELVSGGRMVVSMLGTRDHMCITPWNTIFIPLNDMASRGVISREMLDSFYLPMYGPSDRELREIIQDEGSFEINEMQVHPVEKPLTAPNTLARVMRAVAEPMILQHFGVSSDSMDEFVRTLEQQLTPGNPYHSYLTGYRVFVSASLTRRF, translated from the exons ATGGCCACCACGCAACAACGTCTGTGCATGAATCAGGCAGATGGAGAAGCAGGCTATGCTCGTAACTCTGCTATTCAG AATGCAGCGCAAAGCTGGATGAAGCCTGCCATTGAGGAGGTTCTCATAGGCTCGTTGAACTTGAAATCTACCGATGTCCCCAACAGCATGGTGATCGCCGACTTGGGCTGCTCTGCTGGCCCTAACGCGCTAGCGCTAGTCTCAAGCGCTGTTGATGCGGCTCTCCATCATCGCCATGCTGCAAATGATCAGGGATCACTAGAGATCCGCGTTCTTTTGAATGACCTCCCAGACAATGACTTCAACGATGTTGCCAAGCGCCTTGTCTCATTTCAGCAAAGCACCCAAAGTATTGGCTTGCTTCTGACTACTGGCATTGTGCCTGGGTCGTTCTACAAGAGGCTCTTCCCTAGCAACTTCCTAGATCTAATTGTATCTTCCAACAGCCTGCATTGGACATCAGAG GTACCTAAAGAGCTGAAGAGTAACATGATCCCTTTGTATGATGAGGACGAGGGTCTTAGGCGAGCAAGGCGCCCCTTGGTCATTCAAGCTTATCGTGAACAATTCAGAAAGGATTTCACACTTCTCTTGAAATTGAGGGCTCAAGAATTGGTCTCTGGGGGTCGGATGGTGGTTTCCATGCTAGGTACTCGTGACCATATGTGCATTACACCTTGGAATACCATATTTATACCCTTAAACGATATGGCCTCAAGG GGTGTAATCAGCAGAGAGATGCTTGATTCTTTCTACTTACCGATGTACGGGCCTTCAGATAGGGAACTGCGGGAGATCATACAAGATGAAGGTTCCTTTGAGATCAATGAGATGCAGGTGCATCCGGTGGAGAAACCCTTGACTGCCCCAAACACACTGGCACGTGTCATGAGAGCTGTAGCCGAGCCAATGATACTGCAGCATTTTGGAGTGTCCAGCGATTCTATGGATGAGTTTGTGAGGACTTTGGAGCAGCAACTGACCCCAGGAAACCCATATCACAGTTACCTTACTGGTTACAGGGTATTTGTGAGTGCTTCTCTCACGAGAAGGTTTTAA